The genomic segment AATATTTAGTGGGTTTGGGTAATTGTTGAATACCCTCTCACTAAAGATGAATTATGTTAAATGAAATGGATAGACAATATCTTAAAATGGGTGAGAAGATTTTGAAAAGAGGATATCATGACTAAAACCGTACTGGAGTTGCAACTTACAAACTACCTCATCAAATTATGCAATTTGATTTAGAAGAAGAATTCCAGATATTAAAAACTTCTATAACTTTACACCAGAAGATATTAAACTTATAGATTATAAACACCTTGGGAAAATAAATATGGGGAGTGTGGCGGTATAATGCTTACATGTATTGTTGCAATTGGAGAGGATTTTGCTATAGGTAAAAATAACAATTTACTTTGGCATTTTTCAAAAGACTTAAAAAGATTCAAGCAAATCACAGGTGGAAATACTATTATAATGGGAAGAAAGAATTTTGAGACACTTCCTGGTATCCTTCCTGGTAGACATCATATTGTTATTACACAAAATAAAGATTTTGTTATAAATGATGAAAGAGTTACTATTTTAAATTCTAAGGAAGAGCTATTTGCATTTATGGAAGACAGTAAAGAATACTTTGTTATAGGTGGCGGAAAGATTTACAAGTTATTATTGCCTTATTGTAATAAGATACATTTAACAAAAGTACATAAGAAATATAATGCTGATATTTTTTTCCCTAAACTAAACTATTTAGAGTGGAATAGTAGAGAAGAAGAAACTGGGTACATCAATGATGATAAAACAACATCATACACTTTTTTAACACTGGAACGTATTATTAAGGTGAAATAAAAATATATATGGAATATCATTTTTTAAAACTACCAATAACCCATACAACATAATTAAATTATATTGTATGGGTTATTGGTAAAGATAATGTTATTGATAGATTACTTAATAACTCTTAATATAATAAGGAAAAATACAAATATCGTGAAAGATAACTTTCACGTCATTTGTGTTATAAGTTCGTTTATTGATTTGCATTACTTTATATATTCAGTAATTAGATCAGTAAAAAGAATACCTTCTAAATGGTCTATTTCATGGCAAAAACATTTTGCTAAATCTCCTGTGCCAGTCACTATAATTTCCTCTCCATTCTCATTCAACGCTTGTACCGTTACCTTTGCAGGTCTTTTTAACTTCCCTAATCTATTTGGAATGCTTAAACATCCTTCTACAACTTCTTGAATACCTTCCGACTTAATTATCTTTGGATTAACTAATTTTATAAGTCCTTGACCCATATCTACTACAATTAATCTCTTTAGTATGCCTACCTGTGGAGACGCCAACCCTCCACCTTTTGAATTATACATAGTATCTGCCATATCATTTAGAATAAGCCGTATTTTATCGTCTATTACTTCAACTAATCTGCTTTTTTTTCTCAATATTTCATCATCAAAAAATCTAATTTGTCTTAATGCCATTTAAACTACCCCTCTACTTTGCTGTGCTCTAGATTTTCTTTCACTTTCTTCAAAAAGAAAAACATCCTCTATGGAACTGCGAAATGTTTTACAAATATCATAGGCTAACCATATAGACGGCTCAAATTTTGCTGTTTCAATAGAATTAATTGCTTGTCTTGATACACCCACAAGTTCTCCTAATTGTTGTTGCGTTAATCCAAAAGATTCACGAAATTGTTTTATTTTATTTTTCATTAGTACCACCTTTGTAAGGTTAACCTTACATTGCTAATATAGCATTATTTTACTATTATGTCAATTTAACACTATGTATAGAATTACATTAAATTATATATAAGAAAAGCAAAATAGGGTTCGTTAATATTGGGGTAAAAAGAATAGTTTATATTATGGTATCAAAAAAACACAATGTCGTGAAATAATTAATTTAACGACATTTGTTGTGTACCTATATATAGCCTAGAGCTTCATTCATTCTTTTTCCATATGCACTAAGCAACTATTTCACTGCATAAAAGGTGTCTAATTGAGAATATGCACTCCATTTATGCACTTTTTAACAATTTATCCATGCTCTAAACTCTATACCATTTTAATAATATTTAGTACATAGTATAAGAAAGAGACGACATAACTGAATCTAAACTTATGTTATCTCTTATCTCAACTCTACAAATTGGAATTTTGTAGAATTCACATTTTGTTCATTGATTTACCATTCACATAAAAATGACAAAATCTGCTGTACACTGTCCTTTCTGGCGTTTGCACACTCTTTCGGATATTTTTGCTCAGCTTCAATAGCCCTTCTAATAAATAGTTTTTTTAATGGATTTACTATAGGTATATTTCCAAGTAGATGACTTGCCTTTTCGTAAACAATGCTTTTTACTCTATATGGATAATTTGATTTTAATAGCACGGTTTCCATTCTTGGAACGGCTTCATCAGCTGGCCAACAATCATCATTTTGCGCAGCAAGCATCAATATATCGGCTTTTATATTCTCAACCTTTATACGTGAGGAAGGTATTGGCGGATTTATGTCATAAATATAACGCATAGCTCGCCGCAGAGTGTACTTTTTATTTTTATGGGCTTGATGCAATAAAGTAAAAAGGCCCTTATCCAAAAGCGTACTGGAAGTAAAAGCAATGTCTTTTCCACCGTATGTATAGGTCGACTTATGTGTTCTTCTGAATTTCTTGTCTGCCCCCTCCATTACATGGTCAAACGGCGAAATTGCAATAACGCAACTAATTTCCGGAAAAAGCGATGCGCATAACAAAGCATATCCTGCACTAGTGGATGTTCCGATAATGGCTATTTTTTTAATTTTTTGTTCTTGGTACGAAAGCGACCACTTTATCGCTTTATGTACATATTCCACCGGAATGCCATGCATTTCTTTTGGGAGTCCGCTCCATTTATAAAAACCAAGGACAAGAACAGAGTATCCTTGTTCAACTAAAAATGAAGCCGATGCTTGCGCCCGTTTTGATCCGACCCCTGCACCACTCATGAAAATTATGGATTTTTCCAAATATTTATTGCCTTTATAAAATGTTCCGCAAAATCCGTCTTTATCTAAAGAAAACATCTGCACAATCAACACCTCCTTGATGTTCAGAAAATATAAATAATCTGCAGTTTAAATTCCAATTTGTATGCTTATTATATAAATAATCTTTACTTCGTCCTTGATTACAAATACGAATTAACTTATATGCTTAATTATACTATATATAACATATATTTCATACGAGAATTTTACAGTTCTAAGCGATAAAAAGCATACAACATAACGAATGTTATCTTGAATGGGTATTTCTCTAAGTGTCACATATGGACTTGGTGAAATATCTAAACGTACAGAGAAAAAGAAGTTGAAAGGTACTTGCACCTTTCAACTTAAATGAAATTTAACTAACTATGGCTGATTAATGGTGGGGATTTATCCAAATTATTGTAGTATGCACCCTTGTACTGTATAATTATGATATAAAACACACGAGGAGTGATTGCAATAGGTATATTTAGTAAGAAAAATAAAAACAGAAGTATAACTTTATCTTTAGTGGATGGAATAGACGGATATAGCAAAGAAACTTTGGTAAGTTTAACTATAGATAATGACAAACAATGTTTAACAATTAACGCAAGAGTATTTAAAAACCCACCTATACACCTAATGTTAGAACAAATAACAGGAGTACAACGTATTTCAAAAAGTAATATAATCCAAAAAAATAAAAGTACTGTCGGTAGAGCTGCAGTAGGTGGAGTATTATTAGGGCCGCTAGGCGCTATTGTAGGTGGTATGAGTGGAATAGGCGATAAACATACTACGGAAACTAAATATTACATGGTAATAAACTATAAATCTCAAAGTAGAGATGTAAAAGTGTTAAGTTTTAAGATGGTTGGTTTTAGTAATTGGCCCAGTTTTATAAAAGAGCTTAAAAGTAAGATAAATACTCAACACATGGAAGATACTACAGAAGTATACTTGTAAATATCATGACACTTAGGAAACTAGGCGTTATTTTTTTATACAAAATGAAGTGATCAAAATTGAAGAAGTAAGATGTCCTAAATGTAACCAACTGCTTTTAAAAGCTGATTACATTAAGGGGTTCTACGCCCAAAACCTGTTATTGTTTGGCGCAATAGGTTCTCAAAAATCTTCTTTAAAAATTCCACACATCTTTCATTTAAACGTTGATCTAATGCTTGATTAGAAATAACTATTCCTATTTTTGCACTAAGCTTTGTACATAAGGTAACAAGTGTATTATTCGCAACCTCTGCATCCATAAAACAGCATAAGCAAACGAATTCCCACGTATTAATTTTACCTTTTCTTCTATCATTTGTAAAATACCCCCATCAATGTGTTTTTATTATCATTCAAATAATAACATTTTTACAAATGGAGGTCTTTATTTTTATAGAATTTTCTTAGCTTGATGGCTATGGGGTACGGCGACGATTCGTGCAAAAAACAGCCACAAGACAGCATTTTGCCTTTTAAATGAACTGTAAAGCAAAAATGAAACTACTATTTTGTGGCTGTTATGACGTACTATAAGAAAATTGTTATTATTAAATTCTATTTAATAGCTTAGATAAATTCGAATTTATCAACTTCGTGGTATGCTCATTTTGTGCGTTGAGCTTGAATTATGCAATAACGCTGAGTGTCGCCTGCCACAGGAAGTAAATCATATGGATTTTCTGCCCATACAACTTCTGCTACAACTGTTGATATAATATTTTCAAAGCCTGCATTTTTTAAATCATTAACCAAATATTCTTCAACCAAGCCTCTTTCAAGGCTTTTGCTTTGGGCAAGCTCAAAGCTTTTACTGTCTTTTTCAATATAATTGCCTTGAATGACAATTTTGCCATTAGGTTTAAGTATTCGATATAATTCTTTTGCAACCTTATCATTCTCGGGAATATTTCCAAATACGGCTAATGAGGCAATATAATCAAAGCTTTTATCCTTTATTGACATATATTTGCCGTCGCTTGCTATATAGAATACTCTATGATCATCTGTTTGCTTTAATTTTCTAGTCCACATTAATATGCGTTTATCTATATCAGTACAAACAATAGAGAAATTTTTATTATTTGCGTTGAGCATTTTTTGAAGCATGCAGCCCATTCCCGTAGAAAGATCACAAACTATGCCTGAAAAGCCTTCAATCAAGCTGTCCATGTGCTCACTCAGCATTTTTTCTGCCTCAAGTGTTTCTTTGTTTTTATGTACATTGTAATCTTTAATACAGGCATTATCATTATCTTTCTGTTTTGTGGCTTCAATATCGTTTTCAATCATATCATCCGTTATCTCCCACAATATCTCCTGATTACTTGACAATTTTGGAGAAACAACATCAAAAACTCCGTGCTCATAAGAGAATTTATTTCCGCACTTCTTACATTCCAATTTTTCAGACAAGTCACATTTGCATACGGGACACATAAGTAAACTTGGATTTTTTCATTGAATTTTTACCCCCTGTTATATAAGTAATCTGTTTATAAGTGTACTTGTTATTCCTAATTCACAAACTTTTAGACTTCCCCCCAAAGTAATAGATAGTGGTTATTTTGCCCACCCCCCCGAAAAGGGGGAATAGGCAAATCACTAATTCGATATTCTCTGAAATGTAGCCATTCCCAAACTAGTTTCCTATATTTATATTTCAAAACATGTACTATCCATTTGACATATGTCAGAAATAAATAAGATGTACCTATGACACACAAAAACACCCATCATTAAAAAATTAATTCAGAACATTATTTTTGCTAACATTTTATTTCAAATAACGTTTTGAACTCAAGACGTTCCTAAGCCCTAGCGCGACGCGATTGGCGAAGGAATGTGCATTGGCTATCTTCTACTTGAGTGCGTTGTTAGGCGTTCGTACTTCATTTCAATTCTTTTTCTAATATTTTGTCAAAGTGGCTGTCCATGCAGACACTTATATCTGTTGTAATAAACTTACCATTAAAGAATAAACTAAAAATAGTTGCAGGACTTGGTGCTAATTGTGACTGTTCCATTGTTTCAAGTTTAATAATCTTGTAGGGCAAATTCCTTTTAGTAGCGGTTTCAATCAAAGAAGTCTTTGCGTGAAATTCTGCAAATGGGCACCTATTTGAAAAATATACAACTATTCCTTTTTTGTCAAAACATTCACCACTGAGTACAGATTTTTTAAACTTAGGTGTTTCAGCATCGGGGTCAATTTTCATCACTAAAAGGCTGAAACCGGATAATATTCTCTGACAATCTACGAATCCTTGTTTCAAAAGCCATTTTGTATCACTCATAAAATGGAATTTCTTTCTCCCAACAACAGTAACTAATCCACTTTTTCCTTGACTTCTTGCATCTTCAATAGCGGTTTTCAACAATTCTTTTCCATAACCCTGACCTTTATATTGTCCGGAAACCCAAAAACAGTTGACCATTAGATAATTTGGAGCATCTATAGGAACCCAGCTCATTTCAGCAGGTCCATATTCAATAAAAACTTTTGCTCTTGCATCAATTCTTCGGAAAACATAACCATTATCAAATTCTTTTTTTAGCCAATCTTTTTTTAGTTCATAACTTTCTTTACATTTCTTATCCGATATAGCGCAGCAAATGTGTTCTTCTGCAATGTTATCGCTATTTAGTTTGGTTAATTTTTTCATCTTTTTCACCCTTTCCTTTAATTAGTATGACGCCTAACGTATCGTGTTGCCGACACTCTCCTTTACGAGTACGACATATAATATATATTTAATCATATCACAACAACCATAAATTGAGTATATTTACAATTTTTTTAAAATGAGTAATAGCCTCAAAGTGAAAGTAACTCAATACACACTTAATCAAGTAAACCCATATCATCAGATATGGGTTTACTTGTGACGACATATATTAATGCTACTAACTATTATTTATTTTTATTTTTATTTTGACATTCGTATTCAGACAACATTTTTACTGTATAGTTTTTATGGTAGCCTTTTGCCTATATGGCTTTTTTTTAATGCATAGCTTTTCTCAAAAGGCCTTATACATTTAATATATAATTAATAAAAATGAACTTTATTTCACTTTTAATTGACTTCTATATATCTTAATTATATAATTTAATTATCGTTTAAAAAATGAACTTTGTTTCATTTTTATTAAAATATATAAGCTTAAATATATTAATTAGGAGGATATTTTATATGAAGGATAGCAAAAAAAAATTACTGGCTCTAATTGGTCTAGTTATGTCTGGGTTTATAGGCTCATTAGATTCTACAGTTGTAAATGTATCTCTACCAGCAATACAACAAAGCTTTGATGTAGAATTTCAGGGCGTAATGTGGATAAGTACAATATTCTTATTATTTAATGCAAGCTCTCTTGTTACTTTAGCAAAATTAGGAGATATGTTTGGTAGGAAAACGTTATTTCTAATATCTTTATCTGTATTCACTATATCATCTGTCTTATGTGGTATTTCACCATCTTTATTAATACTTATCATTGCTAGAGCTGTTCAAGGTATAGCTTCTGCAGGATTAATGACTATAGCTATACCGATAGCTCTAGGTATGTTTCCAAAAGAAAAAAGTGGAATGATAGCTGGAGCATGGGGATCATCAATGGCACTTGCAATGGCTATTGGTCCGTCTCTTGGAGGTTTTATAAC from the Clostridium sp. CM027 genome contains:
- a CDS encoding class I SAM-dependent methyltransferase; its protein translation is MSEKLECKKCGNKFSYEHGVFDVVSPKLSSNQEILWEITDDMIENDIEATKQKDNDNACIKDYNVHKNKETLEAEKMLSEHMDSLIEGFSGIVCDLSTGMGCMLQKMLNANNKNFSIVCTDIDKRILMWTRKLKQTDDHRVFYIASDGKYMSIKDKSFDYIASLAVFGNIPENDKVAKELYRILKPNGKIVIQGNYIEKDSKSFELAQSKSLERGLVEEYLVNDLKNAGFENIISTVVAEVVWAENPYDLLPVAGDTQRYCIIQAQRTK
- a CDS encoding helix-turn-helix transcriptional regulator, with product MKNKIKQFRESFGLTQQQLGELVGVSRQAINSIETAKFEPSIWLAYDICKTFRSSIEDVFLFEESERKSRAQQSRGVV
- a CDS encoding dihydrofolate reductase, whose protein sequence is MLTCIVAIGEDFAIGKNNNLLWHFSKDLKRFKQITGGNTIIMGRKNFETLPGILPGRHHIVITQNKDFVINDERVTILNSKEELFAFMEDSKEYFVIGGGKIYKLLLPYCNKIHLTKVHKKYNADIFFPKLNYLEWNSREEETGYINDDKTTSYTFLTLERIIKVK
- a CDS encoding acyl-CoA thioester hydrolase/BAAT C-terminal domain-containing protein; translated protein: MFSLDKDGFCGTFYKGNKYLEKSIIFMSGAGVGSKRAQASASFLVEQGYSVLVLGFYKWSGLPKEMHGIPVEYVHKAIKWSLSYQEQKIKKIAIIGTSTSAGYALLCASLFPEISCVIAISPFDHVMEGADKKFRRTHKSTYTYGGKDIAFTSSTLLDKGLFTLLHQAHKNKKYTLRRAMRYIYDINPPIPSSRIKVENIKADILMLAAQNDDCWPADEAVPRMETVLLKSNYPYRVKSIVYEKASHLLGNIPIVNPLKKLFIRRAIEAEQKYPKECANARKDSVQQILSFLCEW
- a CDS encoding N-acetyltransferase, producing MKKLTKLNSDNIAEEHICCAISDKKCKESYELKKDWLKKEFDNGYVFRRIDARAKVFIEYGPAEMSWVPIDAPNYLMVNCFWVSGQYKGQGYGKELLKTAIEDARSQGKSGLVTVVGRKKFHFMSDTKWLLKQGFVDCQRILSGFSLLVMKIDPDAETPKFKKSVLSGECFDKKGIVVYFSNRCPFAEFHAKTSLIETATKRNLPYKIIKLETMEQSQLAPSPATIFSLFFNGKFITTDISVCMDSHFDKILEKELK
- the def gene encoding peptide deformylase, encoding MALRQIRFFDDEILRKKSRLVEVIDDKIRLILNDMADTMYNSKGGGLASPQVGILKRLIVVDMGQGLIKLVNPKIIKSEGIQEVVEGCLSIPNRLGKLKRPAKVTVQALNENGEEIIVTGTGDLAKCFCHEIDHLEGILFTDLITEYIK